The proteins below come from a single Borreliella afzelii genomic window:
- a CDS encoding ABC transporter permease, protein MNNLEKENDKTNSKLERRAWSRFKENKLAFGSLFVIGFYILIAILQPILPIYKYHTQIVEHSDLPPSFQAAGELWYKKEKKFIEKLAKKEKREISEDELKKLEDIKRKIENEVQIIDKKEVKIHKRVYLLGTDNLGRDLLARLIQGSQISLSVGFIGAFLSMIIGTILGSIAGFFGGLPDKIITKIIEILYVLPYLLIVIILMAIMERSIIGLFIALAFVSWLTVARVVRGQVQSLSSSEFIQAAKTFGATNQRIILKHLIPNSIGMIVIFTTIRVPSFIMAEAFLSFLGLGISAPMTSWGELVQNGIATFVEYPWKVFIPATVMTIFLLFMNFLGDGLRDAFDPKDSI, encoded by the coding sequence ATGAATAACCTTGAAAAAGAAAATGACAAAACCAATTCTAAACTCGAAAGAAGAGCATGGTCAAGATTTAAAGAAAATAAACTGGCATTTGGTAGTCTTTTTGTAATTGGATTTTATATCTTAATTGCCATTCTACAACCAATATTACCTATATATAAATACCACACTCAAATAGTAGAACATTCCGATTTGCCACCATCTTTCCAGGCTGCTGGAGAACTATGGTACAAGAAAGAAAAAAAATTTATTGAAAAATTAGCAAAAAAAGAAAAAAGAGAAATAAGTGAAGACGAACTAAAAAAACTCGAAGACATAAAAAGAAAAATAGAAAATGAAGTTCAAATAATAGATAAAAAGGAAGTAAAAATACATAAAAGAGTATATTTGCTTGGTACAGACAATCTTGGAAGAGATTTACTTGCAAGATTAATACAAGGCAGTCAAATCTCTCTTTCTGTAGGATTTATTGGAGCTTTTTTGTCTATGATAATAGGAACTATTTTAGGCTCAATAGCAGGATTTTTTGGAGGATTACCTGACAAAATAATCACTAAAATAATAGAGATTCTTTATGTATTACCCTATTTACTTATTGTAATAATATTAATGGCAATAATGGAAAGAAGTATAATAGGATTATTCATAGCACTTGCATTTGTATCGTGGTTAACAGTAGCTCGAGTTGTACGAGGCCAAGTACAATCATTATCAAGTTCAGAATTTATACAAGCAGCCAAAACCTTTGGTGCAACGAATCAAAGAATAATCTTAAAACACTTAATCCCTAATAGCATTGGAATGATAGTTATATTCACAACAATAAGAGTTCCAAGCTTTATTATGGCTGAAGCATTTTTATCCTTTTTAGGACTTGGAATTTCAGCTCCAATGACAAGCTGGGGAGAATTAGTGCAAAATGGAATTGCTACATTTGTTGAATATCCATGGAAAGTTTTTATTCCGGCTACAGTTATGACAATATTTCTATTATTTATGAACTTTTTAGGTGATGGGTTAAGGGATGCATTTGATCCAAAAGATAGCATCTAA
- a CDS encoding ATP-binding cassette domain-containing protein: MSSKKEIILKVENLMQTFTTGEDFIFWKNKQKVNAVNNVSFEVEKNKTLGLVGESGCGKSTTLRSIMQLYTPTSGNIYFNEKNITKLSKKELLKTKKDMQMVFQDPHTSLDPRMTIKEIIAEPLEIYNENKILPKTKQEIEQRVNELTDVVGLHKSMLSRYPHEFSGGQRQRIGIARALALNPKLLLLDEAVSALDVSTRAQILNLLKALQKEFNLSYLFISHDLAVVKYMSDKIAVMYLGVILELAPRETLFSNPVHPYTKMLIASIPEINPEKRKNKNIKLDEQTLASIRKIHLSTQVHPKLEEIEKDHFVSKYLFDEMNK; the protein is encoded by the coding sequence ATGAGCAGTAAAAAAGAAATAATTCTTAAAGTAGAAAACTTAATGCAAACATTCACAACAGGAGAAGATTTTATATTTTGGAAAAACAAACAAAAAGTCAATGCTGTAAACAATGTTAGCTTTGAAGTTGAAAAAAATAAAACTTTGGGACTCGTTGGAGAATCTGGCTGCGGCAAATCTACTACTCTTCGCTCAATAATGCAACTTTACACACCAACCTCTGGAAATATTTACTTTAACGAAAAAAACATAACTAAACTTTCAAAAAAAGAACTCTTAAAAACAAAAAAAGATATGCAAATGGTATTCCAAGATCCTCACACTTCACTTGATCCAAGAATGACAATAAAAGAAATAATAGCAGAACCATTAGAAATATACAATGAAAACAAAATTCTTCCAAAAACAAAACAAGAAATAGAACAAAGAGTAAACGAACTAACAGATGTTGTTGGGTTACATAAAAGTATGTTATCCAGATATCCTCATGAATTTTCGGGGGGACAAAGACAGAGAATAGGAATTGCCAGAGCACTAGCTTTAAATCCTAAACTTTTACTTTTAGACGAAGCCGTTTCTGCGCTTGATGTATCAACTAGAGCTCAAATTTTAAATCTGCTAAAAGCCCTGCAAAAAGAATTCAATTTGTCTTATTTATTTATTTCTCACGACCTTGCTGTAGTAAAATATATGAGTGATAAAATAGCTGTAATGTACCTTGGGGTTATCCTAGAGCTTGCACCAAGAGAAACACTATTTTCAAACCCAGTTCACCCATATACTAAAATGCTAATAGCATCAATTCCTGAAATCAACCCCGAAAAAAGAAAAAACAAAAATATAAAATTGGACGAACAAACCCTAGCAAGCATCAGAAAAATTCACTTATCAACTCAGGTACACCCAAAACTTGAAGAAATAGAAAAAGATCACTTTGTATCTAAATACCTTTTTGATGAGATGAATAAATAA
- a CDS encoding peptide ABC transporter substrate-binding protein translates to MNFNKTTKINTKLKLATLIILAISLITCNNNSEKEKLTFKVYIGGAPSSLDPHLVDETIGARILEQVFSGLLSLNTKTGKLMPGLAKNWEASKDKKTYQFYLRDNLVWSDGVSITAEGIRKSFLRILNKTTESAHVDVLKSIIKNGQEYFDGKVSDSELGIKAIDSKTLEITLTSPKPYFLELLLHHAFMPVPIHVIEKYKGNWTNPENMVTSGPFKLKKRLPNEKIIFEKNEHYYNAKEVELEELVYITSDNDLTVYNMYKNNEIDAIFNSIPPDIVNEIKLQNDYYQHKSNAIYLYSFNTKIKPLDDARVREALTLAIDRETLTYKVLNDGTVPTREITPDLENYNYGKKLALFDPEKSKKLLTQAGYPNGKGFPMLTLKYNTNETHKKIAAFIQNQWKKILNINIMLTNENWPVLTNSRNTGNFEIIRIGRIGEYLDPHTYFTIFTSENSQLASYRYSNLEFDKLIRESDFEKDPIKRKKILRKAESIIIEKDFPAAPIYIYSGHYLFRNDKWTGWSPNVSEVYYFSELKSIKNAKHN, encoded by the coding sequence ATGAATTTTAATAAAACTACAAAAATCAATACAAAACTTAAGCTGGCAACACTAATTATACTTGCCATATCTTTAATTACATGTAACAACAATTCGGAAAAGGAAAAATTAACATTTAAAGTATACATAGGGGGAGCACCTTCATCACTTGATCCACACTTGGTAGATGAGACAATTGGAGCAAGAATTTTAGAACAAGTATTCTCGGGGCTCTTATCATTAAATACCAAAACAGGAAAGCTAATGCCTGGACTTGCTAAAAATTGGGAAGCCTCAAAAGATAAAAAAACATATCAATTTTACCTAAGAGACAACCTTGTTTGGAGCGACGGAGTTTCAATCACTGCTGAAGGGATAAGAAAATCTTTTTTAAGAATTTTAAATAAAACAACAGAATCTGCACATGTTGACGTGCTTAAATCAATAATAAAAAATGGGCAAGAGTATTTTGATGGAAAAGTATCTGATTCTGAGCTTGGAATTAAAGCAATTGATAGCAAAACATTGGAAATAACACTTACATCTCCAAAACCCTATTTTCTTGAATTGCTCCTACATCATGCATTCATGCCAGTACCTATTCATGTTATTGAAAAATATAAAGGAAATTGGACAAATCCTGAAAACATGGTTACCAGTGGTCCTTTTAAATTAAAAAAAAGATTACCTAATGAAAAAATTATATTTGAAAAAAATGAACACTATTACAATGCAAAAGAAGTAGAACTTGAAGAGCTTGTCTACATTACATCTGACAATGATCTGACTGTATACAATATGTACAAAAATAACGAAATTGATGCTATTTTTAACAGCATCCCGCCGGACATTGTAAATGAAATAAAACTACAAAATGACTATTATCAACACAAAAGTAATGCAATTTATTTATACTCATTTAATACAAAAATAAAACCCCTTGATGATGCTAGAGTTAGAGAAGCTTTAACGTTAGCTATTGACAGAGAAACTTTAACTTACAAGGTACTCAATGACGGTACAGTTCCTACAAGAGAAATAACTCCTGATCTTGAAAATTACAATTATGGTAAAAAATTAGCTTTATTTGATCCTGAAAAATCTAAAAAGCTTTTAACACAAGCTGGATATCCTAATGGAAAAGGATTTCCAATGCTAACGCTAAAATACAATACGAATGAAACTCATAAAAAAATTGCTGCATTTATTCAAAACCAATGGAAAAAAATTTTAAATATAAATATTATGCTTACCAATGAAAATTGGCCTGTTCTTACTAATAGTAGAAATACAGGCAATTTTGAAATAATAAGAATTGGACGCATTGGGGAATATTTAGATCCACACACATACTTCACTATATTCACAAGCGAAAATTCGCAACTTGCATCATACAGATATTCAAACCTAGAATTTGATAAACTGATTAGAGAATCAGATTTTGAAAAAGACCCTATAAAAAGAAAAAAAATACTTAGAAAAGCAGAATCAATAATAATTGAAAAAGATTTTCCTGCCGCACCAATATACATATATTCTGGACACTATCTTTTCAGAAACGACAAATGGACTGGATGGAGTCCCAATGTATCAGAGGTTTATTATTTTTCTGAATTAAAATCAATTAAGAATGCAAAACACAACTAA
- a CDS encoding peptide ABC transporter substrate-binding protein, which translates to MKLQKLLFLIIFFLTFLCCNKEEKKEGVSFKISLGAEPSSLDPQLAEDNVGSKMIDTMFKGLITGDPNTGGNKPGLAKSWDISPDGTVYTFTLREKIIWSDGVAITAEGIRKSYLRILNKETGSNYSEMVKSTIKNGQKYFDGQVSDSELGIRAIDEKTLEITLESPKPYFIDMLVHQSFIPIPIHIAEKYGQSWTNPENIVTSGPFKLKERIPNEKYVVEKNDKYYNSNQVEVQEITFYTTNDNSTAYKMYENGELDAIFSAIPPDLIKDLKLRSDYYSSAVNALYFYAFNTHIKPLDNVKVRKALTLAIDRETLTYKVLDNGTTPTRRITPNFSSYSYAKNLELFNPEIAKTLLAEAGYPNGNGFPILKLKYNTSEAHKKICEFIQNQWKKILNIDVELENEEWTTYLNTKSNGNYEIARAGWIGDYADPLTFLSIFTQGYTQFSSHNYSSPEYNELIKKSDLELDPIKRQDILRKAEEIIIEKDFPIAPIYIYGNSYLFRNDKWTGWNTNITERFDLSQLKLKK; encoded by the coding sequence ATGAAATTACAAAAGTTATTATTTTTAATAATATTTTTTCTAACTTTTCTTTGTTGTAATAAAGAGGAAAAAAAAGAAGGAGTATCATTTAAAATAAGCCTGGGAGCAGAACCAAGTAGTCTTGACCCCCAATTAGCAGAAGACAATGTCGGATCAAAAATGATAGACACAATGTTTAAAGGGCTTATTACAGGCGATCCTAACACAGGAGGAAACAAACCAGGACTTGCAAAAAGTTGGGATATTTCTCCTGACGGAACAGTTTACACATTTACCCTAAGAGAAAAAATCATCTGGAGTGATGGAGTTGCAATCACTGCAGAAGGGATTAGAAAATCTTATCTTAGAATTTTAAATAAAGAAACTGGCTCAAATTATTCTGAAATGGTTAAATCAACCATTAAGAATGGTCAAAAATATTTTGACGGACAAGTGTCTGACTCTGAACTTGGAATTAGGGCAATTGACGAAAAAACATTAGAAATAACACTCGAATCACCAAAACCCTATTTTATCGATATGTTAGTACACCAATCATTTATTCCAATACCGATTCATATTGCCGAAAAGTATGGACAAAGCTGGACAAACCCTGAGAACATAGTTACCAGCGGTCCTTTTAAGTTAAAAGAAAGAATTCCTAACGAAAAATATGTGGTCGAAAAAAATGATAAGTACTATAACTCAAACCAAGTAGAAGTACAAGAAATTACATTTTATACAACAAATGATAACTCAACAGCATATAAAATGTATGAAAATGGGGAATTAGATGCAATCTTTAGCGCTATACCTCCCGATTTAATTAAAGATCTAAAGTTAAGAAGTGATTATTACTCATCAGCTGTTAATGCTTTATATTTTTACGCATTCAACACGCACATTAAACCACTAGATAATGTTAAAGTTAGAAAAGCCTTGACTCTTGCTATTGATAGAGAAACGCTTACCTATAAAGTTCTTGACAATGGGACTACTCCTACAAGAAGAATAACCCCTAACTTCAGCTCATATTCTTATGCAAAAAATTTGGAATTATTTAATCCTGAAATTGCAAAAACCCTTCTAGCTGAAGCTGGTTACCCTAATGGCAATGGATTTCCTATTTTAAAATTAAAATATAATACAAGTGAAGCTCATAAAAAAATTTGTGAATTTATTCAAAACCAATGGAAAAAAATTTTAAACATTGATGTGGAACTTGAAAACGAAGAATGGACAACTTACTTAAACACTAAGTCAAATGGAAATTACGAAATAGCAAGAGCAGGGTGGATAGGCGATTATGCTGATCCTTTAACATTTTTAAGTATATTCACACAAGGATACACACAATTCTCATCTCACAATTACTCAAGCCCAGAATACAACGAACTTATTAAAAAGTCTGATCTTGAACTTGATCCAATAAAAAGACAAGATATCCTAAGAAAAGCAGAAGAGATAATTATTGAAAAAGATTTTCCAATAGCCCCAATATATATATATGGAAATAGTTATCTTTTCAGAAATGACAAGTGGACAGGCTGGAATACCAATATTACAGAAAGATTTGATTTATCTCAACTAAAATTAAAAAAATAA
- the rpsI gene encoding 30S ribosomal protein S9 — protein MKKSNFSNVNLSMGTGRRKSSVARVYIREGSGNIKVNNRDFDSYIQLENLRTMALSPLVLTNTLGKYDLYINVYGGGISGQSGAIRHGISRALFELDESNKMILRSNGFLTRDSRKVERKKFGQKKARKSFQFSKR, from the coding sequence ATGAAAAAATCAAATTTTAGTAATGTTAATTTATCAATGGGAACTGGTAGGAGAAAATCTTCTGTTGCTAGAGTTTACATTAGAGAGGGTAGTGGCAATATTAAAGTAAATAATAGAGACTTTGACTCTTACATTCAACTTGAAAATTTAAGAACAATGGCGCTATCGCCTTTAGTTTTAACAAATACACTTGGGAAATATGATCTTTATATTAATGTTTATGGGGGAGGGATCTCAGGTCAATCAGGGGCAATAAGGCACGGTATTTCAAGGGCTCTTTTTGAACTTGATGAATCTAATAAGATGATTTTGAGATCTAATGGGTTTTTAACAAGAGATTCAAGGAAAGTTGAACGTAAAAAATTTGGGCAGAAAAAAGCACGAAAAAGTTTTCAATTTTCCAAAAGATAA
- a CDS encoding peptide ABC transporter substrate-binding protein, with translation MKYIKIALVLTIFSLIACINNNKKEKIVFRVSNLSEPSSLDPQISTDLYGSNIIANLFLGLVVKDSQTGKYKPGLAKNWNISEDGTVYTFHLRENIVWSDGIDITAEEIKKSYLRILNKKTAALYANLVKSTIKNAQEYFDERVPESELGIKAIDSKTLEITLTSPKPYFPDMLTNSAYIPVPMHIVEKYGENWTNPENIVVSGAYKLKERSINDKIVIEKNEKYYNVKNVEIDEVIFYPIAGSVAYNMYINGELDFLQAAEKNNLEEIKIRDDYYSGLKNAMAYMVFNTTLKPLDNLKVRQALSLAIDRESLSKIVLKGSSEPTRNLTPKFDNYSYGKQLTLFDPENAKKLLAEAGYPDGKGFPTLKYKISGGTQTVPEFLQEQFKKILNINIEIENEEWTTFLGSRRTGNYQITSMGWIGDYFDPLTFLESLFTTENHFFGAYQYSNKEYDALIKKSHLEFDPIKRQDILREAEAIIVEKDFPVAPLYIPKSHYLFRNDKWTGWVPNISESYLYEDIKTKK, from the coding sequence ATGAAATATATAAAAATAGCTTTAGTGTTAACTATTTTTTCTTTAATAGCTTGTATTAATAATAATAAAAAAGAAAAAATAGTTTTTAGAGTGTCAAACTTAAGCGAACCATCATCGCTTGATCCTCAAATCTCAACAGACCTTTACGGTAGCAATATCATTGCAAATTTATTCTTAGGCTTAGTAGTAAAAGATTCACAAACCGGAAAATATAAACCAGGACTTGCAAAAAATTGGAATATTTCTGAGGATGGAACTGTTTACACATTCCACCTAAGAGAAAATATAGTTTGGAGCGATGGAATTGATATTACTGCCGAGGAGATAAAAAAATCATATCTAAGAATTTTAAATAAAAAAACAGCTGCATTATACGCTAATTTAGTAAAATCCACAATAAAAAACGCACAAGAATATTTTGATGAGAGAGTGCCTGAATCTGAGCTTGGAATAAAAGCTATTGATAGCAAAACACTAGAGATAACATTAACGTCTCCAAAGCCTTATTTCCCCGATATGCTAACAAACTCAGCATACATACCAGTTCCAATGCATATTGTTGAAAAATATGGAGAAAATTGGACAAATCCTGAAAATATAGTTGTTAGTGGTGCATACAAACTTAAAGAAAGATCTATTAACGATAAAATCGTAATAGAAAAAAATGAAAAATATTATAATGTAAAAAATGTAGAAATTGATGAGGTGATATTTTACCCAATAGCCGGTAGTGTGGCTTACAATATGTACATAAACGGTGAACTCGATTTTCTACAAGCAGCAGAAAAGAATAATTTAGAAGAAATTAAAATAAGAGATGATTATTATTCAGGATTAAAAAATGCAATGGCATACATGGTATTCAATACAACCCTAAAGCCACTAGACAATTTAAAAGTTAGACAGGCCCTCTCACTTGCTATTGATAGAGAAAGTTTATCTAAAATAGTTTTAAAAGGAAGTTCAGAACCAACAAGAAATTTAACTCCAAAATTTGATAATTATTCTTACGGAAAACAGTTAACATTATTTGATCCTGAGAATGCAAAAAAACTTTTAGCTGAAGCTGGATATCCGGATGGAAAAGGATTTCCCACATTAAAATATAAAATCTCAGGAGGAACCCAAACAGTACCAGAATTCTTACAAGAGCAATTTAAAAAAATCCTAAACATTAACATAGAAATCGAGAATGAAGAATGGACAACATTTTTAGGAAGCAGAAGAACTGGAAATTACCAAATTACAAGCATGGGGTGGATAGGAGACTATTTTGACCCTTTGACATTCTTAGAAAGCTTATTTACAACAGAAAATCATTTTTTCGGAGCATACCAATATTCAAACAAAGAGTATGATGCTTTAATAAAAAAATCTCATTTAGAATTTGATCCAATAAAAAGACAAGACATTCTAAGAGAAGCTGAAGCAATCATAGTAGAAAAAGATTTTCCTGTGGCGCCCTTATATATACCCAAATCTCATTACCTTTTCAGGAATGATAAATGGACAGGATGGGTGCCAAATATTTCAGAAAGCTATTTATATGAAGATATTAAAACTAAAAAATAA
- a CDS encoding ABC transporter ATP-binding protein → MEKENILEIKNLAIEFRLKHTTIHPVNNINLSVKRGEIRAIVGESGSGKSVTSMAILKLLPELTTVYKSGEILFENQDLLKLSEKELLKIRGNKISMIFQDPMTSLNPFLRISTQLEETIILHQRLGKKEAKEKAIEMLKTVGVVNAEERIKHFPHQFSGGMRQRVMIAMALSCHPSLLIADEPTTALDVTIQEQILLLIKNLSKKFNTSTIFITHDLAVVAEICDTVSVMYQGEIVEEGTVEEIFNNPKHPYTIGLLKSILTLEHDPSKKLYSMKENPIKITKTSIEEEF, encoded by the coding sequence ATGGAAAAAGAAAACATATTAGAAATAAAAAATTTAGCGATTGAATTTAGATTAAAACATACAACAATTCATCCTGTAAACAATATTAACCTATCTGTAAAAAGAGGAGAAATTAGAGCTATTGTTGGAGAATCTGGAAGTGGAAAGTCCGTAACAAGCATGGCTATTTTAAAATTATTACCAGAACTTACAACAGTATATAAAAGTGGAGAAATACTATTTGAAAACCAAGATCTGCTAAAACTTAGCGAAAAAGAACTTTTAAAAATTAGAGGTAATAAAATATCAATGATATTCCAAGACCCAATGACTTCATTAAACCCATTTTTAAGGATATCAACTCAACTTGAAGAAACAATAATCTTACACCAAAGATTAGGAAAAAAAGAAGCCAAAGAAAAAGCAATAGAAATGTTAAAAACTGTTGGTGTTGTAAACGCAGAAGAGAGAATAAAACATTTCCCCCATCAATTCTCAGGAGGAATGAGACAAAGAGTCATGATTGCCATGGCACTCAGCTGTCATCCATCCTTACTAATAGCAGATGAACCGACAACAGCCCTTGATGTTACAATCCAAGAGCAAATATTATTATTAATCAAAAACCTATCTAAAAAATTCAATACTTCTACCATATTCATAACTCATGATCTTGCAGTTGTTGCTGAAATTTGTGATACAGTCTCTGTCATGTATCAAGGAGAAATTGTAGAAGAAGGAACAGTAGAGGAAATATTTAACAATCCTAAACACCCTTACACTATTGGACTTTTAAAATCAATTCTTACACTAGAACACGATCCAAGTAAAAAACTTTATTCAATGAAAGAAAATCCTATTAAGATCACAAAAACCAGCATTGAGGAGGAATTTTAA
- the eno gene encoding phosphopyruvate hydratase produces MGFHIYEIKARQIIDSRGNPTVEADVILEDGTCGRSAVPSGASTGINEAVELRDGDKSVYMGKGVLKAIENIKNIIAPELEGMSALNQVAIDRKMLELDGTPTKEKLGANAILAVSMATAKAAAKYLGLKVYQYLGAYKANILPTPMCNIINGGAHSDNSVDFQEFMIMPIGAKTFSEAIRMSVEVFHTLKGILHGKGYATSVGDEGGFAPNLKSNEEACEMIIEAIKKAGYEPGKDIAIALDPATSELYDPKTKKYVLKWSTKEELTSEQMVEYWSKWVEKYPIISIEDGMAEEDWDGWKKLTDKIGHKIQLVGDDLFVTNTSFLKKGIEMGVANSILIKVNQIGTLTETFEAVEMAKKAGYTAIVSHRSGETEDTTIADLVVALGTGQIKTGSLSRTDRIAKYNQLIRIEEELETTAEYHGKNVFYSIKQK; encoded by the coding sequence ATGGGTTTTCACATTTATGAAATCAAAGCAAGACAAATTATTGATTCTAGGGGGAATCCAACAGTTGAGGCTGATGTCATTTTAGAAGATGGAACTTGCGGAAGATCTGCTGTACCATCAGGTGCATCAACAGGAATTAACGAAGCTGTTGAGCTTAGAGATGGTGATAAATCTGTATATATGGGAAAAGGAGTTTTAAAAGCAATTGAAAACATAAAAAACATAATTGCCCCAGAACTTGAAGGAATGAGCGCCTTAAATCAAGTTGCAATCGACAGAAAAATGCTTGAACTTGATGGCACCCCTACAAAAGAAAAGCTTGGTGCTAATGCAATCTTAGCAGTTTCAATGGCTACAGCTAAAGCTGCTGCAAAGTACCTTGGACTTAAGGTTTATCAATATCTTGGAGCGTACAAAGCTAACATTTTGCCTACACCTATGTGCAATATTATTAATGGTGGTGCACATTCTGACAACTCTGTTGACTTTCAGGAGTTCATGATAATGCCAATAGGAGCAAAAACTTTCAGCGAAGCAATAAGAATGTCAGTAGAAGTTTTTCACACACTAAAAGGCATTCTACATGGCAAAGGATATGCAACTTCTGTTGGAGATGAAGGGGGATTTGCCCCAAATTTAAAATCAAATGAAGAAGCTTGCGAAATGATTATAGAGGCAATAAAAAAAGCAGGATATGAGCCTGGAAAAGATATAGCAATAGCTCTTGATCCAGCAACATCTGAGCTTTATGACCCAAAAACAAAAAAATATGTACTTAAATGGTCAACAAAAGAAGAACTTACTTCCGAACAAATGGTTGAATATTGGTCAAAATGGGTAGAAAAATATCCAATCATTTCAATTGAAGATGGCATGGCCGAAGAAGATTGGGACGGTTGGAAAAAACTTACAGACAAAATTGGGCACAAAATACAACTTGTTGGGGATGATTTATTTGTAACAAATACCTCATTTCTTAAAAAAGGAATTGAAATGGGAGTTGCCAATTCAATTCTTATAAAGGTAAATCAAATAGGAACACTAACAGAAACATTTGAAGCTGTAGAAATGGCTAAAAAGGCAGGATACACAGCAATAGTCTCCCACAGATCAGGAGAAACAGAAGATACAACAATAGCTGATCTTGTCGTAGCTCTTGGGACAGGACAAATCAAAACTGGCTCACTCTCAAGAACAGACAGAATAGCCAAATACAATCAACTCATAAGAATAGAAGAAGAATTGGAAACAACTGCTGAATACCACGGTAAAAACGTCTTTTATTCCATTAAGCAAAAATAA
- a CDS encoding ABC transporter permease, whose protein sequence is MLKFTLKKLIGMIPTLLAIIFLCFFVMRMAPGSPFDSEKPIDPQVKARLMEKYHLDKPFYIQAFYYILNVLKGDLGPSLKKKDLTVNQYIKLGFPKSLTLGVISLIISLSIGIPIGILAAIYKNTYIDYIITSIAILGISIPLFVIGPILQYFFAIKWSLLYTSGWITERGGFSNLILPIITLSMPNIAIFARIIRGSMLEIIQSDFVRTARAKGLDFRKIVIKHMLRGAMLPVVSYVGPAFAAIISGSVVIEKIFRIAGMGMFITESALNRDYPVLMGGLLVYSIILLISILISDIIYKMLDPRV, encoded by the coding sequence ATGTTAAAGTTTACTTTAAAAAAATTAATAGGAATGATACCAACTTTACTAGCAATAATTTTTTTATGCTTTTTTGTAATGAGAATGGCCCCTGGAAGCCCATTTGATTCTGAAAAACCTATTGATCCTCAAGTAAAAGCAAGATTGATGGAAAAATATCATCTTGACAAACCTTTTTATATTCAAGCATTTTATTATATTTTAAATGTTCTCAAAGGGGATCTGGGGCCTTCTTTAAAAAAGAAAGACCTTACAGTTAATCAATACATAAAATTAGGATTTCCAAAATCACTTACACTCGGAGTAATATCCCTCATCATATCACTATCAATAGGAATACCAATAGGAATATTGGCTGCTATTTATAAAAATACTTATATAGACTATATAATAACATCAATAGCCATATTGGGGATTTCTATACCATTATTCGTAATAGGACCAATTTTACAATACTTTTTTGCAATTAAATGGAGCCTACTTTACACCTCCGGATGGATTACAGAAAGGGGGGGATTTTCAAATTTAATTCTACCCATAATAACTCTTAGTATGCCTAATATAGCTATTTTCGCAAGAATAATTAGAGGCTCAATGTTAGAAATAATACAGAGTGACTTTGTAAGAACTGCACGTGCAAAAGGACTAGACTTTAGAAAGATAGTTATAAAGCACATGTTAAGAGGAGCAATGCTGCCTGTAGTAAGTTATGTGGGTCCAGCATTTGCTGCTATAATCTCTGGAAGCGTAGTTATTGAAAAAATATTTAGAATTGCTGGAATGGGAATGTTTATAACAGAATCTGCACTAAACAGAGATTACCCAGTATTAATGGGGGGATTGTTAGTATACTCAATAATACTGCTTATTTCCATATTAATATCAGACATTATATATAAAATGTTAGATCCAAGAGTATAA